In Arachis stenosperma cultivar V10309 chromosome 1, arast.V10309.gnm1.PFL2, whole genome shotgun sequence, one DNA window encodes the following:
- the LOC130962675 gene encoding uncharacterized protein LOC130962675, with product MAGIVNLSPPTPILTFRNSSRHRNHLLTQTKPDSIFDHPALRYNGRFFCLFSDNRRQEQARKALEGALSGKKNELEKWDKEIKRREELGGGGDAGGGGWFGWGRYFGWSNDDNFWQEAKYASLTILGITLMYLLIAKGDLLVAVILNPLLYALRGVRNGLGFVTSKVLKNSSPSRQHDFGGFFKKEQYQQASAKENVVRKWASD from the exons ATGGCAGGGATTGTAAACCTAAGCCCGCCAACTCCAATCCTAACTTTCCGCAACTCCTCCCGCCACCGCAACCACTTGTTAACACAAACAAAGCCTGACTCCATCTTCGACCACCCGGCCCTCCGATATAATGGCAGATTCTTCTGCCTTTTCTCCGACAATCGAAGACAG GAGCAAGCTAGAAAAGCATTAGAAGGTGCTCTGAGTGGGAAGAAGAATGAACTTGAGAAGTGGGACAAAGAAATCAAGAGAAGAGAGGAGCTGGGGGGCGGAGGTGATGCTGGTGGAGGAGGTTGGTTTGGCTGGGGTAGATATTTCGGCTGGTCTAATGATGATAATTTTTGGCAAGAAGCAAAATATGCTTCTCTCACGATCCTTGGTATCACTCTCATG TATCTCCTAATTGCTAAAGGTGATTTGCTTGTTGCTGTCATTTTGAATCCCTTGCTGTATGCACTGCGGGGAGTGAGAAATGGGCTTGGTTTTGTAACATCGAAAGTCTTGAAAAATAGTTCTCCCAGTAGGCAGCATGATTTTGGTGGATTTTTCAAGAAGGAACAGTATCAGCAGGCTTCTGCTAAAGAGAATGTTGTTAGAAAATGGGCTAGTGACTAG
- the LOC130947357 gene encoding uncharacterized protein LOC130947357, protein MVSDQEIAKGVESLLRHSEPNSITTLNGVVQQLEAKLGLDLSHKAGFIRDQIDLLLRPQHQQQQQQQQHQQQHHHLQQPFVSPPSKDHFAPHHQPQPHFPTTHFPPHFALHPHTEINFQQPPHSHPPPPQPPPQTKPQHYPHNADVLTLPQPQPPKESVSTGGKRRGGAGGLNKVCGVSPELQAIVGEPALPRTEIVRQLWAYIRKNNLQDPGNKRKIICDDALRVVFETDCTDMFKMNKLLAKHIIPLGPTKEPQAKRIKVDTEPTVESAEQPEPASSTVIISEALAKFLGAGEREMQQSEALRLVWEYIKVNRLEDPLNGMVILCDEKLQELLGCESISALGISEMLGRHHLFKQSDTC, encoded by the exons atgGTGTCGGACCAGGAAATAGCGAAAGGGGTAGAGTCTCTGCTGCGTCACTCGGAACCAAACTCAATCACAACGCTGAACGGCGTCGTTCAGCAGCTGGAAGCAAAGCTAGGGTTGGACCTATCGCACAAGGCTGGTTTCATCAGAGACCAGATCGACCTTCTCCTCCGCCCACAGCATCAGcaacagcagcaacaacaacagcatCAGCAGCAGCACCACCATCTACAGCAACCGTTTGTTTCTCCGCCATCCAAAGACCATTTTGCCCCTCACCATCAACCCCAACCACATTTCCCAACCACCCACTTTCCTCCCCATTTTGCCCTCCATCCTCACACCGAGATCAACTTCCAGCAACCGCCCCATTCCCACCCACCTCCGCCGCAACCCCCACCGCAGACTAAACCCCAACACTACCCTCACAATGCCGATGTTCTTACCCTTCCTCAGCCTCAACCACCCAAAGAAAG TGTTTCAACCGGAGGCAAAAGAAGAGGTGGCGCTGGTGGACTTAACAAAGTTTGTGGTGTTTCTCCTGAACTTCAGGCAATTGTTGGTGAGCCGGCATTGCCAAGAACCGAG ATTGTGAGGCAGCTATGGGCCTACATAAGGAAAAACAATCTCCAAGATCCTGGTAACAAAAGGAAGATCATTTGTGATGATGCACTGCGTGTGGTATTTGAGACCGACTGCACTGACATGTTCAAGATGAATAAATTGCTGGCCAAACACATCATCCCACTTGGACCTACAA AGGAGCCTCAAGCCAAAAGGATCAAGGTAGATACTGAACCTACAGTTGAAAGTGCTGAACAACCTGAACCTGCCTCTTCTACCGTAATAATATCTGAAGCTCTTGCCAAATTTTTGGGCGCTGGGGAAAGGGAGATGCAACAATCTGAGGCCTTAAGACTTGTTTGGGAGTACATAAAGGTTAATCGTCTGGAG GATCCTTTGAACGGAATGGTGATATTATGCGATGAAAAGCTTCAGGAGCTGCTTGGATGTGAAAGCATATCTGCTTTAGGGATATCAGAGATGTTGGGACGCCATCATCTATTTAAACAGTCTGACACCTGTTAG
- the LOC130943359 gene encoding rho GDP-dissociation inhibitor 1-like has translation MSLAIGVASNSSMGFEDKSNDDATTPDTHHHSGKGAATDDESGDERGQSLSRYKSESSVALTEDEEDDDDRKIELGPQCTLKEQLEKDKDDESLRRWKEQLLGSVDMNSVGETLEPEVKILSLAIKVDGRPDIVLPIPETGNPNGSWFTLKEGSHYRLMFTFQVSHNIVSGLKYTNTVWKTGIKVDSTKEMIGTFSPQAEPYTHEMPEETTPSGIFARGSYSAKTKFVDDDNKSYLDITYTFDIRKDWQ, from the exons ATGTCTTTGGCCATTGGAGTGGCTTCAAATAGCAGCATGGGTTTTGAGGACAAGAGCAACGACGATGCAACTACCCCTGACACGCACCACCACTCCGGCAAAGGTGCCGCCACTGACGATGAAAGCGGCGATGAACGAGGCCAGAGTCTCAGTAGGTACAAGAGTGAGAGCTCGGTTGCTCTCACCGAGGACGAAGAAGATGACGACGACAGGAAGATTGAGTTGGGCCCTCAGTGCACCTTGAAAGAGCAGCTCGAGAAGGAcaag GATGACGAGAGCTTGAGGAGGTGGAAGGAACAGCTTCTTGGAAGCGTCGACATGAATTCTGTTGGAG AAACTTTGGAGCCCGAGGTGAAGATCCTGAGCCTTGCAATAAAAGTAGATGGTAGACCTGACATTGTTCTTCCAATACCAGAAACAGGAAATCCCAATGGTTCGTGGTTTACTTTGAAAGAAGGTAGCCATTACAGGCTCATGTTCACTTTCCAGGTTAGCCATAACATAGTTTCAGGTCTCAAATACACCAACACTGTGTGGAAAACTGGTATCAAGG TGGACAGTACCAAAGAGATGATTGGAACATTTAGCCCACAAGCAGAGCCTTACACGCATGAGATGCCAGAAGAGACAACACCATCTGGGATATTTGCTAGAGGATCATACTCTGCCAAAACTAAG TTTGTTGATGATGACAACAAGTCATACTTGGATATCACCTACACTTTTGATATTCGAAAGGACTGGCAATAG